One stretch of Caldalkalibacillus thermarum DNA includes these proteins:
- a CDS encoding type III pantothenate kinase, whose product MIFVIDVGNTNIVLGVYQQDQLTHHWRITTHKQQTEDEYGMLVKGLFREAGLSPLDVRGIIISSVVPSLMFALERMCTKYFKQTPLVVGPGLKTGLAIHYENPKEVGADRIVNAVAALNEYTPPLIIIDFGTATTFCYVDEKGRYQGGAIAPGVQISTEALYQYASKLPRIELKFPQRVIGRNTVEAMQAGILYGYVGQVDGIIETIMQEKGCKPTIIATGGLAEIIAQKSRYIQHVDPFLTLKGLYLLYQRNR is encoded by the coding sequence ATGATTTTTGTGATTGATGTAGGCAATACCAATATTGTATTGGGGGTTTATCAACAGGATCAGCTGACCCATCACTGGCGGATCACTACCCATAAGCAGCAAACGGAAGATGAATACGGTATGCTGGTCAAGGGGTTGTTTCGGGAAGCGGGCCTTTCTCCCCTTGATGTCCGTGGGATTATCATTTCTTCGGTTGTTCCTTCGCTGATGTTTGCTCTGGAGCGGATGTGCACAAAATATTTTAAGCAAACCCCGCTTGTTGTGGGGCCAGGGTTAAAAACAGGATTAGCCATACACTATGAAAACCCTAAAGAGGTTGGGGCCGACAGGATTGTCAATGCGGTAGCCGCCCTTAACGAGTATACACCCCCGCTGATCATTATAGATTTTGGTACCGCCACCACGTTTTGTTATGTGGATGAAAAGGGCCGCTATCAAGGGGGGGCCATTGCCCCGGGTGTGCAGATCTCAACGGAAGCCCTGTATCAATATGCCTCCAAGCTGCCCCGTATTGAGCTTAAATTTCCCCAGCGGGTGATTGGCCGCAATACGGTGGAAGCGATGCAAGCGGGAATTTTGTACGGTTATGTGGGGCAAGTGGATGGGATTATTGAAACCATTATGCAAGAAAAAGGTTGCAAGCCCACCATCATTGCCACCGGGGGACTGGCGGAGATTATTGCCCAGAAGTCGAGATATATTCAGCACGTTGATCCATTCCTAACCTTAAAAGGATTATATTTGTTGTATCAACGGAATCGTTAA
- the ftsH gene encoding ATP-dependent zinc metalloprotease FtsH, whose amino-acid sequence MSRFFRNTAFYLLIFLVVVGLFSFLSNNREEAKEIDYHQFLQYLEEGRVDQLHVQAHRGVWYIEGEYKSAVGDTSRFYTYAPMNFNEVIERINQAGVPLNYEPAPGDPIWLTFFTTLIPFLLILFLFFFLMSQAQGGGNRVMNFGKSKAKLIQDDKKKVTFKDVAGAEEEKQELEEIVEFLKDPRKFSQLGARIPKGVLLVGPPGTGKTLLGRAVAGEAGVPFFSISGSDFVEMFVGVGASRVRDLFENAKKNAPCIIFIDEIDAVGRQRGAGLGGGHDEREQTLNQLLVEMDGFESNEGIIVMAATNRPDVLDPALLRPGRFDRQITVDRPDIRGRVEVLKVHARNKPLAADVDLEVIARRTPGFAGADLENLLNEAALLAARRNKKEISMAEVDDAIDRVIAGTEKRSRRVSEKERRIVAYHESGHTIAGYFLPNADLVHKVTIVPRGQAGGYMVPIPKEERFILTEPELKDRIAGLLAGRVAEEIVFGEVSVGASDDFRKATRIARRMVTEFGMSRLGPLQFGENQGQVFLGRDIGHERNYSEQIAYEIDQEVRRIITEQYERCKELLTKHRDKLELVAETLLEVETLTADQIKEVIETGELSNHPLKGGKDKQGEAGPNQGATEAKDDVKVHIQSKKGEEYRPQDRRQTDGAEEKHIEEKQGDKDNKED is encoded by the coding sequence ATGAGTCGTTTTTTTCGGAATACTGCGTTTTACTTGCTTATTTTTCTTGTAGTTGTAGGCTTATTCAGCTTTTTGAGTAATAACCGGGAAGAGGCTAAGGAAATTGATTATCATCAGTTCCTTCAATATTTAGAGGAAGGACGGGTTGACCAACTGCACGTTCAGGCTCACCGCGGCGTGTGGTACATTGAAGGGGAATATAAGAGTGCAGTCGGGGACACATCCCGTTTCTATACATACGCCCCCATGAATTTCAATGAAGTGATCGAGCGTATCAATCAGGCAGGTGTGCCTTTAAATTATGAACCTGCTCCAGGTGATCCCATCTGGTTAACTTTTTTCACCACATTGATCCCGTTCTTGCTCATTTTATTCTTGTTTTTCTTCCTGATGAGTCAAGCCCAGGGCGGCGGCAATCGGGTAATGAACTTTGGCAAGAGTAAAGCCAAGCTGATTCAGGATGACAAGAAAAAGGTGACCTTCAAGGATGTAGCGGGTGCGGAAGAAGAAAAACAAGAATTGGAAGAGATTGTTGAGTTCTTGAAAGACCCCCGAAAATTTTCCCAGCTTGGGGCACGCATTCCTAAGGGCGTGTTATTGGTTGGCCCCCCGGGGACGGGGAAAACATTGCTGGGACGCGCAGTGGCTGGAGAAGCGGGTGTTCCCTTTTTCAGCATTTCCGGTTCCGATTTTGTGGAGATGTTCGTTGGTGTGGGTGCTTCCCGCGTTCGCGACTTGTTTGAAAATGCCAAGAAAAATGCACCGTGTATTATCTTCATCGACGAGATTGATGCCGTTGGCCGTCAGCGTGGGGCTGGTTTGGGCGGTGGCCATGACGAGCGCGAGCAAACCCTTAACCAGTTGTTAGTTGAAATGGATGGGTTTGAATCTAACGAGGGCATTATCGTTATGGCGGCGACCAACCGTCCCGATGTTCTCGATCCCGCCTTGTTGCGTCCGGGTCGTTTTGACAGGCAAATTACGGTGGACCGGCCAGACATTAGAGGGCGTGTGGAAGTGCTTAAAGTGCATGCCCGCAATAAGCCGCTGGCTGCTGACGTCGATCTTGAGGTGATTGCCAGACGCACTCCAGGGTTTGCCGGTGCTGATCTGGAAAACTTGCTGAATGAAGCGGCCCTTTTGGCTGCCCGCCGCAATAAAAAAGAGATTAGCATGGCTGAAGTAGATGATGCCATTGACCGGGTGATTGCCGGGACGGAAAAGCGCAGCCGGCGGGTTTCGGAGAAAGAGCGGAGAATTGTGGCTTATCATGAGTCGGGCCATACCATTGCCGGGTACTTTTTGCCTAACGCCGATCTGGTGCATAAGGTGACCATCGTTCCCCGTGGTCAAGCTGGCGGTTATATGGTTCCTATTCCTAAAGAAGAGCGCTTTATTTTGACCGAACCTGAACTGAAAGACCGGATTGCCGGACTCTTGGCCGGGCGCGTGGCTGAGGAGATTGTGTTTGGTGAAGTAAGCGTAGGCGCCTCCGATGATTTCCGTAAAGCCACGAGAATTGCCCGCCGCATGGTAACCGAGTTCGGCATGAGCAGGCTGGGGCCGCTGCAATTCGGCGAGAACCAAGGGCAAGTGTTCCTTGGCCGGGATATTGGCCATGAGCGCAATTACTCGGAACAGATCGCCTATGAAATTGACCAGGAAGTGCGCCGGATCATCACTGAACAGTATGAACGGTGCAAGGAACTGTTGACCAAGCACCGCGATAAGTTGGAATTAGTGGCTGAGACCCTGCTTGAGGTTGAAACGTTGACCGCCGATCAAATCAAAGAAGTGATCGAGACGGGCGAACTGTCCAATCATCCGCTAAAAGGCGGGAAAGACAAACAAGGCGAAGCAGGGCCAAACCAAGGAGCCACCGAGGCCAAGGACGATGTCAAAGTGCACATTCAGTCTAAAAAAGGGGAAGAATACCGCCCTCAAGATAGACGGCAAACAGATGGCGCTGAGGAAAAGCATATTGAAGAAAAGCAAGGGGATAAAGACAATAAAGAGGATTAA
- the hpt gene encoding hypoxanthine phosphoribosyltransferase, whose protein sequence is MLDDIKEVLISEEQIAQKVKELSQILSEEYRDKNPLVICVLKGAALFMTDLIKHMDIHLEMDFMDVSSYGNRTESSGEVKIIKDLNTTVQGRHVLIVEDIIDSGLTLKYLVDLLRHRKAKSVKIVTLLDKPHRRKVDLKPDLTGFEVPDEFVVGYGLDYAEKYRNLPFIGVLKPEVYTPNKP, encoded by the coding sequence GTGTTAGACGACATTAAAGAGGTGTTGATTTCAGAGGAACAAATTGCTCAGAAAGTCAAGGAGCTGAGCCAAATTTTGTCAGAAGAATACCGGGATAAAAATCCGCTGGTCATCTGTGTTTTAAAAGGAGCCGCCCTGTTTATGACCGATCTGATCAAGCACATGGATATTCACTTGGAAATGGATTTTATGGATGTTTCCAGTTATGGCAACCGGACCGAATCTTCAGGTGAGGTTAAAATTATTAAAGATCTGAACACGACCGTACAGGGACGTCATGTGCTCATTGTGGAAGATATTATTGACAGCGGGTTAACCTTAAAATATCTGGTCGATCTGTTGCGCCACCGCAAAGCTAAATCAGTCAAAATCGTCACCTTGCTGGATAAACCCCACCGGCGCAAAGTGGATCTTAAACCTGATTTGACAGGATTTGAAGTGCCTGATGAGTTTGTTGTGGGTTACGGACTGGACTATGCCGAGAAATACCGCAATTTGCCTTTTATTGGGGTGTTAAAACCTGAGGTGTACACTCCGAATAAACCTTGA